In Ochrobactrum sp. Marseille-Q0166, a single genomic region encodes these proteins:
- a CDS encoding NADP-dependent oxidoreductase: MSGKTNQRIVLASRPDGRPTAENFRLDEAAIPEPGEGEVLLKIRYLSLDPYMRGRMSAAKSYAAPVDIGAVMEGGTVGEVVESKSAGFLPGDFVLSHSGWQSYAVADASTLRKLDPEQVPVTTALGVMGMPGFTAYSGLLTIGQPKEGETVVVAAATGPVGSTVGQIAKLKGARAVGIAGGADKCKALIDEFGFDVALDHRSDNFAQELALACPKGIDVYFENVGGKVFDAVMPLLNQFARVPVCGLIAQYNQSGVFDGPDRLPLLMRDILTKSLTIRGFIQRDFADQRPAFYHEMAKWIADGHVRYREDIVDGLENAPKAFISMLEGGNFGKLIVKLG, from the coding sequence ATGAGCGGAAAAACCAACCAACGTATCGTTCTTGCATCGCGTCCCGATGGACGACCCACGGCAGAGAATTTTCGGCTCGATGAGGCCGCGATTCCGGAGCCGGGCGAGGGCGAAGTTCTCCTGAAAATCCGCTATCTCTCGCTTGATCCTTACATGCGCGGACGAATGAGTGCTGCCAAATCCTATGCGGCACCCGTAGATATCGGTGCTGTCATGGAAGGCGGAACAGTCGGTGAAGTGGTGGAAAGTAAAAGCGCGGGCTTTCTTCCCGGCGATTTTGTTCTCTCGCATTCCGGCTGGCAGAGTTATGCGGTTGCCGATGCTTCCACGTTGCGCAAGCTCGATCCCGAACAGGTGCCTGTCACAACGGCGCTTGGTGTCATGGGGATGCCCGGCTTCACTGCCTATTCGGGTTTGCTTACGATCGGTCAGCCAAAAGAAGGTGAAACAGTTGTGGTCGCTGCCGCGACTGGTCCTGTGGGGTCGACTGTCGGGCAGATTGCCAAGCTTAAAGGTGCGCGTGCAGTCGGTATTGCGGGTGGGGCAGACAAGTGCAAAGCGCTGATCGACGAGTTTGGGTTTGACGTTGCCCTTGACCATCGCTCAGATAATTTCGCGCAGGAGTTAGCTTTGGCCTGCCCAAAGGGCATTGATGTTTACTTCGAGAATGTTGGTGGCAAGGTGTTTGACGCCGTTATGCCGCTGCTCAACCAGTTTGCGCGAGTGCCGGTCTGTGGGCTGATCGCGCAGTATAATCAGAGTGGTGTTTTTGACGGGCCGGATCGGTTGCCGCTGCTTATGCGCGATATTCTGACCAAAAGCCTGACTATTCGCGGATTCATTCAGCGTGATTTTGCCGATCAGCGCCCGGCCTTTTATCATGAAATGGCAAAATGGATTGCTGACGGCCATGTGCGTTATCGCGAGGATATCGTTGACGGGCTTGAGAATGCTCCCAAGGCATTCATTTCCATGCTGGAAGGTGGCAATTTCGGTAAGCTCATCGTGAAACTGGGCTGA